The Spiroplasma litorale nucleotide sequence ATATATTTTATAGGTAATCCATCTAGAGAGTCTCACTCTATACCATTTTTATTTTTTACTATAACAACTGATGGTTGTGTTATATTTTTTACTTTTGCATGAGGGATTGCAAAACCATCTTCAAATCCTGTTGATGCTTCTTTTTCCCTATTTATAAAGGACTCAAATAATAAATTTGAATCTTTTACAATATTTTTTTGAAACGCTTGTAATGAAACGAAATTTAATAAATCATTTTTATTATTAAAATCCGTATCTATAAAAACAAGAGTGTTCTTTATATTCATAATTATTACCTCCCAAAAAAATAATAACATTTTTTTGTTATTTAAATTTTTATTGGAGATTTTTTTATTGTATTTTTTTCATAAAATAGAAAATTTTTTAGATATGTTACATTTTTTTATTTTTTACAACTCAGTTTATAAAAATGTAATCTAGAAGTTGAATCATTAACTGGGCTTTTACAGAGTTTATATTTCACAACTTATCTTCATCAGTGTCAATCACCAAATAATCATCAAATAAATCTTTGAAATTACAACTAATGTCCACTAATCCAATTAAATTTGTTTTCTTACTCATTTTATCTGCAATTTCATTAATAATATTATTTTTACCTGAAATTGACAATAATATAACTAAATCATTTTTATCAATTAAATTTAAAAATGTTTGAATTGATATATAATCACATTCAGAAATAATATCAACATTGTATCATTTTAATCTTTGACAAAAATTTTTAGAAATATTATAAGATAAATTAAAAGCAAATAAAAAAACTCTTTTTGAATTATTTATTAAGTTAGTGAAGTTATCAATCGATCTACTTTTTAAATAATTAAATTGTTTTTCAAAAGATCTTTTATGGATTTCCATGTACTCATCCATAAACTTATTATTTTGCTTTGTAATTGAACCCTTTACATCGACATTATAACCATCAATTAATATTGTTTTAGAAAAATCTGATAATCTCAATTTTAATTCCGAAAAACCATTAAGCCCAATTTTATGAGCATATCTTGTGATTTTTGTGGGACTAGTCTCACAGTCTTTAGCAATTTTTGTAATACTTAAATTGCTAATTATATTTATATTATTAATTATATAACTACTTATTTTAATATTCTCTTCATCTTTATCTGTATTTTTGATATTTTCAATTGTTTTTCATAAATCAATACTCATAATTATTCCTTATATAAAAAGGTTATGCTTTTACATAACCTTATTATATATATTATATACTTTTTATAATTACATTACTTGTCCACCAGTTAAATTAATAGATTGACCGGTACAATAATTTGCTTTATCAGATATATAAAATTCCAAAATATTGAATACATCTTCAAATGAACAACCTCTTTTTAAAGGAACTTTATCAATATAATATTGCTTTACCTCTGATTCTTTTATATTTAATTTTTTAGCATACTGTGGAATTAACGATTCAAACATTTCAGAATCCAGCAAATTTCCCAACATAAATGAATTTACTCTAATATTATATTCTGCAAGATCAAGTGCTAAACTTTGAGTAAGTCCAACAGCTCCAAACTTAGCTGCGGAATAACCTGAATTATGTTTTGAACCAACTCTACCAGATTTTGAATTTATTTGTGCGATTGATCCTTTTATATTATATTTAATCATATTTTTAGCAACTTCTTTTGAGCATAAAAAGTAACCATTTAAATTTATGTTTAATGATGTTATAAACTTATCATACTCAAACTTTGTAATTATGTTAGAATTTGCATAACCTGCATTATAAATAAATTTATTAATTCCACCATATTCTTTATCTATATTATCAAATGTATTTATCACATTTTTTTCATCTGTTAAATCACATACATAAGTAATTAAATTATCATTCTCTTTTTTTAACTCGTTTAAACTATTTTCATCAATATCCAAGACAATTACTTTATATTTTTTTTCACTAAATTTAATAGATAAATACTTTCCTAAACTTCTAGCTCCTCCTGCTATAACTAATACTTCCATTATTTATTCCTTCCCTTCAATATTATTAGCATTTAATATTTTTTTATAAAGATCATCATAAATTCCTTTTCCTAAAAATTTATCTACTGGGTAAATATATGCACTAGGTGCTTTTTCAGAAGCGAATTTTGCAAAACCCTTCATAGTAACAACTACATCAAATTTTGAATCAAGATCTTTTACTGCAATGTTTGAAACTTTAATGTCAAGTTTATTTTCTTTGACTCATTTTTTTATAATTCCTGATGCCATTGCGCTTGAACCCATTCCTGCTTCACAAGCAACTACTATTGTTTTTATGTTTTCTCAACTAAAACTTGAGTTTGCAATTGTGTTGGCTTCATTTTTAACATCTTCACTAAATTGGATTCCTTCATCAGTAATTTTAAAGTTTGTTGTTGAGCCTACTTGATTTCTTTTTTTATCAGAGATTAATAAAATTGATGCTATAGCCAATGAAACACCTGTTCCTACTGCAAATGCTAATAAATTAATTAATATTGCAGTTGTTCCTGGTGACAATGCAATCATTGATATTATAGAACCTGGTGAAGGGGTTGCGACTGTGCCCCCTCCAAGATAAGATGTAATGAATTGTGCTCCTACAACTCCTGCCATTGTAGCAAGAACCATTTTAGGTTTTGCTAATATGAATACAAAATATACTTCGTGGATTCCTCCTATTAAATGAATTGCAGAAGATCCTGCAGCATTTGTTCTGCTTTCACCTTTTGTAAATATTATGTAAGCAATCAACATTCCCAATCCTGGTCCTGGGTTTGGATCAAATAGGAAAAATATTGATCTAGGATTTTCAGCATGTGCTTTAGCAAGATTATCTACTTCCATGTAACCAATTGGTCCTAAAACACCATGATTAATGGCATTGTTTAAGAAACTAACTTTTACTGGTTCAGTAAATATTCCTAATAGTGGTGCTGCTCATTTATTATTACCAAATAATCCAATTATTTGCATCATAACTCATGTTATTCCTCACATTACCCAACCTCAGCCAAAGAATGCAACTAAACAAATTATTATTGAATATATTGCGATTCCAAAATTTTTAACTAACATGTCATAGCTTTTGTTTATTTTTTCTATGTAAATTTTTTCTATATATTTTAAAAATAATGCAGATAATGGTCCCAAAACCATCGCCCCAATAAATTGATTTGGAGAACCAGGAACAGATCCATTACTCAATCTTATAAATTCTTGATATGTTCAGTCTGTACCTACAATTGTACCAATAATTACAAAAGTACCCATCATACCACCTCTTATGCCATAAACAAGTTTTCCACCATTAAAAGCTATAAGAATTGGTAACAATCATTTTATTCCTGGTTCAATTAACCTCCCTAACATTGGTGCGTCAAATCAACCAAGTTTTTTATTTGCATCATAATCATACAAAAACATTGCTGTTCATAGCCCTCATGCTAGTAAAATACCTATCGAAGGCATTATCATACCAGCCATAAAAGCACCTGTTTTTTGTAATTTAACTTTAAATAGTTGTGCTTTATTACTTTTTTCTGCTTTTAAAATTGCTACAGTTTCATTTTTAATTTCTTTTTTCATACTACCTCCTACAAACATTATATTACTAAAATAAAAATATTTACATTAAATTGTAAATATTTACAAGAATTACAAATAAACTTATAGTTATAAGTTTATTTGTAAGAAAATAAATAGTAATATATCATTAATAGGAGGATATATGGCTAAAAGCATTTTTTATGACAATGCTGTTCTTATGTTAGAACTGCTTGGTGGTAAAGATAATATCAAAGATATACAACATTGTGCAACAAGATTAAGATTTGAATTAAATGATGATAGTAAATTTGATATTGAAAAAATAAAAAAACACCCTTTATTTAAAGGGTATAAAAAACAAGAATCTCAACATCAAATTATAATCGGAACTGGTGTTGTTGATAAGTTATTTAAACAAATAAAAATATTAATTAAAGACGATAGCAAAAGTGATGATTTAAAAGCTGAAAAAAAAGAACCTTTATGAAGAAAAGAACTATCAGTAAAATCAAATATATTTATGATCTCTAAAAGAGGAATGAACTCATTTGCATCAATCTTTGTACCATTAATACCAGTCTTTATCGCAGGAGGAATGTCACTGGCATTAAAATCATTAGTGTCAACATTTGCAAAAGGGTCTGGTTTTGAAAAAATATTAGATATAATTGGAGGAGCAATTTTGGGTTCATTACCTGCTTTTGTTGGTTATACTGCTGCAAAAAAATGAGGTGGGAACCCATTTTTAGGAATGGCAATGGGGCTAGTGTTGATTTCACCAGGACTGTTAAATAGTTATGCTACAAATACACCTGTATTGCTTGGGTTTAACTTACAAGCTACAAGTTCACAAATAGAAGAAGCAAGGAAAGCTGCATTTGAAAAATATTTAGCAGACGGTGGATTTACAGTCCCACAAAGTACTGATGAATATAATGATTTATTAAACAAAACAGTCGGAACATACTATTATATATTTGGAGATTTTGCTAATAATTTCTTTAAGATCAATTTAATAGGTTATCAAGCTCAAATTATACCTGTATTATTGGTGTTAGCAATTTCTGTAAATATTGAAAGATTACTTAAAAAAATAACACCAAATGTTATTGCAATAATTGTAGTACCATTAGTAACTGTATTGGTTTCATCATGATTAGCATTTTGAATTATTGGACCACTTGGTCAAATAATTGGTAATGGACTTTCAATTGGACTTGCTGGACTATTTAAATATACAAACTGAAATTTTATTGGATTTGGTGGAATGGTATTTGCATTCTTCTACCCTTTCCTTGTAATTACTGGTCTACATCAAGGATTTCTACCAATTGAAACACAACTTCTAGTTGATACACAACTTAAATATGGTCACTCATTTTCATTTATAACACCAATTGCATGTGTGTCAAATATCGCACAAGGTAGTGCAGCATTTATGTTAATATTCTTTGCTAAAAAGAATAAAGAACAGATTACTAAAGCTTCTTCAAGTGCTTTAGGAGGATTTACAGGTATTACAGAGCCCGCAATGTTTGGGATAAACTTACAAATAAAACCGTTATTTATATCAGCAGCAGTTGGTAGCGCAATTGGTGGTTGATGGTTGGGTATGACTCACACTGTTGCAAACTCATTGGGAAGCGCTAGTTGAATTGGTTTAGTACAATTTGATTGAACAACCGAAGCCACAAAAAACTATTTTGCAAGCGAAGGAATTAATTCAATACTACAATCAGTTCCAATGGGAGCACATATTTCAATTGCAATGTTAATATCAATAGCAGCAACGGCTGGGGTAAGTTTTGGATTATTAAAAACAAAATGAGGAAAAAAATCAATTGAAAATTTCTTAAAATAAATAAAAAAATGCACCAGATGAAATTGTCAATTAAAATTGACATTAAAAAGATACTTTCTCCATACGAATTTCGTATGGAGTTTTTTATGCTTTAGACAAGGTCTAACGTAATTATAAAACTATATATAGTCAGAGATAATTTTATAAATATTTGAGTGATGTAGTTCTTTTACTTTATATGTATATATACATTTATTTTTAAAAGTTCCAAAAAAAGACTCACATGCACCATTATCTGGGGAGTTCCCTCTTCTTGACATAGAAATATTTATATTATTATTTTTACATAATCTTTCTCAAGTTTCATTTGTGTATGGTGCTCCCTGATCTGAATGAATTATTTTTGGAGCACCTCTTTTTTTAATAGCACTTATTAAATTTGTATGACATAATTTATTATTAGGACTAACCGATAACTTTCAATCAACAATTTCAGAATTAAATAAATCTTTTATAACAGATAGATAAACATTTCCATTAATAGTTTTTATATAAGTCACATCTGTTACTCATTTTTCATTTATATTTTTAGAATTAAAGTTTCTATTCAGTAAATTTTCAAATCTTAATGAACCTGATTTATCATAGTTTGGAACTTTCTTTTTCTTTGCAGCTTTTAAACTCATTGTTTTCATATATCTATAAACAACTCAAGGGTTTAATCTTTCTTTAAAGTATTTGTTTAAAAATAAAGTTATCATATTATAACCATATCTTTTTTTAAACAAGTAAAAAAGGCATCTTATCTTAATTGCTAAAATTCTATTATAATTTTTATACTTTGGTTTTCCGTTTTTAAGTCATTTTAAATATCCATACCTTGAAACTTTTAAATATAAACAAGATAATTTCAAAAAAAACATTCTTTTAACATTAAAAATGGCGAAGTACTTTTCCTTAGTCGTCTTCGCCAAATGCTTTTTTAAAGCTCGTTCCAGTTTCAAAGCCTCTCTTAATTCTTCAACGCTCATATCATCAGGTTCTTTAAAAATTCAATCATGAGATTTAAATTTTTTAATATTTCCTTTTGATTGTGTTCCACTACCTCATTCAAGAGCGCCTTCACCTTTAACTTTTACCTCTGATTTTCATCTTTTGATTGTGCTAGTACTAATATCAAACTTTAATGCCGCATTTAAAATACCGATTTTTTTTGATTCCTTAATTATATTAAGTTTTTCGTTTTTTGTTCATTGTTTTGCCATATAAAAAGAACACCTTTCAATAAAATTTTAACAATAAAAGTAATTTTTTACTGTCAATTTTATTTTAGATGTTCAAATAGTGAAAGTTTTTTTAATATACGTCTGTTTTTTTTAATAAATTTATATAGTCTTATGATAAAATTATTTTTTCAACTATGAACAATAATATTGATAACATTGTAACTTCACCATTATCTCTATATGTTAAAAATCCTTCACTCATAGGAAAATCTATAATTATATCATTATTTTTTATCTTAATTTTTTTAGGCATATTTTTTGTAACAAAAATTGATGTGCTATTATTTTTATTAAAATTATATAATATTTCATTTCAAGAATCATGTCTAAATAAATAACTAACAATTATATTTAAAGAATTTTGATCTACTATTCTAGAATAAGCAACTTGATTATCTTTGTCATGTAAATAAACTACATTTATCCCAATTTTAATAAGGTAATTTCTAAATATTTTAATTATATAAGAGTTGTTCCAAAACCATATATATAGATTTTTTTTCTAAAAGTTATTAATCTTGCAACTTCATCTATTTTATCTGATATTGAATTTAAATAATTAACATTTTGATTTATAGCTTGTAAGAATGTTGGATAGTTTGCTCTTTAATTTTTTTCTATTGGTTTGCTCATTTCTAATTCTAATTTTAAAAATGATTTAAACTCCTTAAATCCTTCAACACCTAACTTTTTACAAAATCTTGTAATTGTAGGCATTTAAGTCGAGGTTTTTTTTGCAATTAAATTTATATCAAATTTATCAATATTTTTTAAATTATCTAAAATATATTTTGATATTATTTTATAACTAAATGACTCACTTTCATTTATATATATATTTTTTAAATTATTTAATATTTTCATTTATTATCCATTAAAAATTTCTTATACAATTACTACTATTATAAATGAAATATATAATATAAAAATAAATATAAATTTTAATTTATTAGGTGCTATTTTATGAAATTAAAAGTTTCTGAATATTATTTTTTATAATATCTGCACTAGTGCCTAATAATAATGTTTGATTTATAAAAAAGTTATAACCACATTGTTTAATATGTTTTTTTATCTCTGAAATTTTAATTTTTTTGTTTGAATATTTGCCTTGATTTATATCTATATACTCATTATCTTTATTTTCAATAAATTGAACCAAATATGCAACTATAATCGAATAATATAATTTTTTACCATGTTTTGTTAGTTTAGTAAAGTTGTCTACAAGTGTTTTAAAAAGATTTTTTAAATACATATCAATGTCAAAATTTTTATTCAATAATTGACAAATATTTATATCATAAATAATACTATAATTAGAGTTCTTTTTAATTATAAAAAAAGCTTCTAAAACATCAAGAAATTGTCTCATTGTCGATCAAGAAACACCATTTTCAAAAAAAGTTAATGAAGGAGTTACATCAAAATTATTACATAAAATTTTGTACCTATTATTTAAACTAATTAAATTTATATAACTTACCCTATCTGAAGATTTAATAACACTAATTTTTTCAAAAAAAGTTTCAATAATTGCAGGTATGTTTGTTCCCATTTTTCAAAATTGATAGTCATTATTATTTTTGAATAAATCAAGAATTTCATTAATTTCTTTTAATTTCATATACATCCTCTAAAAGTATTTGTGCTAATTTTGCACTTCTATTATCAATATCGTTGAATGTAAAACTATCAATTGTTATTAAATTTTCATCATTAATATTAAATGGTATTTTTGCCAATCTAGAAAAAGTATTAGAGTAATTTTGTTTCTTTTTATAAAATGATATATTTTTTAGTTCAGAGTTATTAGGTGAGTCTAATAATAAATAATTACCAATTTTATCTAAGCATTCATTATATTTATCTTCAAATTTACTATCTCATTTTTTACCATTTGTTAACATATTTTTTCATTCATCAGTTAGTTTTTGCGGCATTATATGTTCTACTGTCATCTTTTTATAGATAACGCTTTGGTCAGCTTTTGTTTCACTATTAATTCAATATTTTTCAATTCTAGTTAAAAATACTAATGATAACGCGTTATTTTGAACTTTATTATTTTTAAATGAATTAATTATTTCATCATAAGTTGGTAACTTATGGTCATTTGGAATTAGATATTCTAAAATTGATTTATTAGAAATTGGACTTTTTCCAGCAAATCAATTTCTCATTAGTTTTGGTAGATTTGATTTAAAATCATTTGAATACTGATATGATTTTAAATAATTTATAAGTCTTACAAAAATGGTTTCTTTAAAAGATTGTCCTGTACCTCTTGTTTGAACTAACAAAGAAGATCATTTTTCAATTTCAAAAAGAGCTTCTCTTAAATATTCTTTGTTATAAAAACTTATTTTTTTTTCATCTTTATTTCAGGCTTTATCAGAATACACATCTACTAAATAAAAAACTAAAACTGTAAAATCTTTATGGCTAATATTTTTAAAAATATCTCCGAATTCTGAAAATTCGCTTGCCGAATTCATATACATACCAACTTTATCTACTCTTAAAGTTTTATATATATAAAAATATCTACCTAATTCAGAGCATAGCTTATAATATTCTTCTTCATCTATATTATGTTGATCATAAAAAGATTTAAAACCTTTTAAAAGACTTCTTTTATTTTTTTGGATTTTAAATTTTAAGGCGTCTTTTTTTATAGACTTTGTTGCATTCAAATAAGTTATATAGTTATACAAAAACTCTTCATATTTTTTATTAGCCTCATCTCCTATCAAATCTGTTTTAGTTGTACTTAGTCTAAAATATTTTGAAAATTCCATCACAAACTCCTTAGATTTTGATCTAAATAAATTTATCTCTACGGTATTAAAAATATAATTTTTGATCATATCAAAAGTATCTAAATCTTTTCCTTTAGAGTTTAAATTTTCAAAAATTTCCATTTCGTTATTATTGTCATTACTATCAAACGTTATACAAGAAAATATGAATTTATTATAATAAAATTTATATAATTTTTCTAAATCTTCAAGACTTTCACTTTTAAGTTCATTATAAAAATACATGTAGTTATCATAAACTTGATTTTTTGAAAGTTTGATTCTTATTTCTTCATCATAACTTGCTCTATTATTGTATCCTCTAAGTATTATTGAAATACCTTCTGTTGTTGATTTTCTATCCGTTGTATAATTTTGATATTTTTCATTAATTCTTTTTTCTGAATAAACGCCATTATCTTTGTAATCAAACAATCATAACAAATCATCAGGCATTTCAAAATTAATATTATTTTCTTCTAATTCTTTTCTTTTCATTACATCAAATAAAGCCTTAAATAGGATTAACGAAGTTGTTATTCTCTGTTGTCCATCAATTAATTTTATTTCAAATTTATCTCTGTCATTTGGAACATTTGTGTATTTGCAGGCAATTGAGCCAAAATAGACAAGTTCATTTGAATTCATTTTATCAATAATTTGTTTTAGCAATTCAGAGCATTCATCTATAGTTCAACGATAGTCTCTTTGATATGGTGGAATAATAAAAAATTTATTTTTATCTAAAACCAAATTTCCTACAGATACCTTTAATATATCAATTTGCGGGTCATCAAACTCTTTTACGTTATCGTAGTTTAGTCTTCCTTTATTTGATTTTTCAAAATAAATTTCTTCATCAAATGGCTTAGATTCAACATCTTTTTTTTCAAGCTCAAATATAAAATAACTAAATATTGATTTTAAATGTTTTAAAATAGTTATGCATTGATTAAACGATGGGGCAATAGTATCCAAGTAATTATTGTTATCACCATGAACTCTTGCATTTCTTTCATAAACTATATAGTCAAGCAAATTTGATATTCTATAGTCGATTCTTTTGTCTAATCTAGATCTAAAATATTCCTTTAATTCACCAACTAATTTTCCTAGGCCTAATTTACTATTTTCTAATCCTAAAATATTTTTAAAATACTTTTCTAAAATAGTATAAGAATTAATTAATACTGCATTGTAATCAGATTCAATAATAAAACGTTCTTCAATGATGCTTAGTTCTTCTAATATTCACTTATACTCATAAAAATCATTCATAAAATTATAATTTGTACTAATCATTATTTTTTACCTCATTATCAATATCATTAATTTTTTTAAATATCGAGACTAAAACATTTACCGTTATCGAATTACCTGCTTGCCTATATAAAACAGCTTTTTTAATGTTATTTTTTATTACTTTGTTAAAGTCTTTTTCATCAAAACCCATTAGCAAGTAAGTTTCTCTGGGTGTTAAAAATCTATAATTTGATTTATGTTTTTCTTTTAATAATTTAGATTCTCTAATATCTATTATTCCTGCATTTGGATGTCTATCTTGTTTTGTTGTAATGGTTCGACACAACTGTAAATAATAACCGTCATTTTTTTTTACATAAAGTTTATTATTCTTTTTTATTGTTAGCGGATATTCATAATTTTTTTTAGTATATAAGATTGGATTTTCACAGTACATCCTAATCCTACTTGGAGTGTTATTAGGAATTGCATTTATCGCTTCATCTTTATATATATTATTCGTATAATTAGTTTTTAATATTTCGTTCAATGATTTAATTAAATTTAGTTCTTTTGAAACATTTTGAAACTTTTCATTCTCAATAATTATATTTTTTTGGTTTAAAGTATCAGGGAATAAATTATCATTACCCAATACACTAATCGCATAAACTCTTTCTCTTTTTTGAGGAATACCAAATTCTAATGAATTTAACAAATATGTTTGAGTATTATAACCTATTGTTTTTAAAAAAATTAATCACTCAATGTAGTCTTCTTTGTGTTTTTCAGAAATCATATTTTTTACATTTTCTAATAATAAATATTTAGGAAGTTTATTAATTTTTTTTAATTCTTTTAAAATTCTTTCTATTTCTCATAGCAAACCACTTCTAGTTCCACTTCCTTTTTTCATACCTTGATTAAAACCATGAAAGCTACCAGCAACAGACAAGTCTTGACATGGAAATGAATAAGTAATTACATCAACATCTCCAACATTTTTAATTAAATCTTCTCCCTTTAAATCAACTATACTTCCTTGATTATTACAAGCTTCATAAGAACTATATAGTAATTCTCTTGTATTTCTATCTAATCTATTTAAAAACTTTTTATCAATTGGTTTTTTACCATCATTGGAGTGTGTAAATTTTGATAAATATTTATTTATTTCACTATCTTTTAAATTTATTGCTCTATTTTCATTATTGTTATGCATTGCATTATAACTTATATTGGCTCAAATATCTCATTCACTTGTACCAACAACTTCAAAATCAATTTTCATTTTATTTTTTAATATCTTTAGAGCCTTATTTTGTGCTCCTATACCCGCAAATGCTTCAAAAACTTTCAATTTCGACATAAAAAAATTACCCCTTAAGGATAATTTTAGTTTTTTTTTTTTTTTTGCAAGAGTCTAGAAAGCTTTCTTTAATTTTAATAATAATACAAGTTTTTCTTCTTCAATATTAGACTCATTTTTTCTAATAATTGTTTTTCTTTCTATTACTTTTTCAACTTTACCAATAAGTTTTCTATTTCTATAAGTTTTTTTCTCTGAAATTTTATCATCATTGTAAAATAAATAAGTTTTATATAGATCAAGATTTAAAAATTCTGCTTGTTGATCATTTAATTTTTTTGGACCTACTTTTCAAGAATTTGGTGTATCTCAATAAAAAATATCATCTACATCATCATAGTAATTTC carries:
- a CDS encoding MurR/RpiR family transcriptional regulator; translated protein: MSIDLWKTIENIKNTDKDEENIKISSYIINNINIISNLSITKIAKDCETSPTKITRYAHKIGLNGFSELKLRLSDFSKTILIDGYNVDVKGSITKQNNKFMDEYMEIHKRSFEKQFNYLKSRSIDNFTNLINNSKRVFLFAFNLSYNISKNFCQRLKWYNVDIISECDYISIQTFLNLIDKNDLVILLSISGKNNIINEIADKMSKKTNLIGLVDISCNFKDLFDDYLVIDTDEDKLWNINSVKAQLMIQLLDYIFINWVVKNKKM
- the srlD gene encoding sorbitol-6-phosphate dehydrogenase, with product MMEVLVIAGGARSLGKYLSIKFSEKKYKVIVLDIDENSLNELKKENDNLITYVCDLTDEKNVINTFDNIDKEYGGINKFIYNAGYANSNIITKFEYDKFITSLNINLNGYFLCSKEVAKNMIKYNIKGSIAQINSKSGRVGSKHNSGYSAAKFGAVGLTQSLALDLAEYNIRVNSFMLGNLLDSEMFESLIPQYAKKLNIKESEVKQYYIDKVPLKRGCSFEDVFNILEFYISDKANYCTGQSINLTGGQVM
- a CDS encoding PTS transporter subunit EIIC; its protein translation is MKKEIKNETVAILKAEKSNKAQLFKVKLQKTGAFMAGMIMPSIGILLAWGLWTAMFLYDYDANKKLGWFDAPMLGRLIEPGIKWLLPILIAFNGGKLVYGIRGGMMGTFVIIGTIVGTDWTYQEFIRLSNGSVPGSPNQFIGAMVLGPLSALFLKYIEKIYIEKINKSYDMLVKNFGIAIYSIIICLVAFFGWGWVMWGITWVMMQIIGLFGNNKWAAPLLGIFTEPVKVSFLNNAINHGVLGPIGYMEVDNLAKAHAENPRSIFFLFDPNPGPGLGMLIAYIIFTKGESRTNAAGSSAIHLIGGIHEVYFVFILAKPKMVLATMAGVVGAQFITSYLGGGTVATPSPGSIISMIALSPGTTAILINLLAFAVGTGVSLAIASILLISDKKRNQVGSTTNFKITDEGIQFSEDVKNEANTIANSSFSWENIKTIVVACEAGMGSSAMASGIIKKWVKENKLDIKVSNIAVKDLDSKFDVVVTMKGFAKFASEKAPSAYIYPVDKFLGKGIYDDLYKKILNANNIEGKE
- a CDS encoding PTS transporter subunit EIIC produces the protein MAKSIFYDNAVLMLELLGGKDNIKDIQHCATRLRFELNDDSKFDIEKIKKHPLFKGYKKQESQHQIIIGTGVVDKLFKQIKILIKDDSKSDDLKAEKKEPLWRKELSVKSNIFMISKRGMNSFASIFVPLIPVFIAGGMSLALKSLVSTFAKGSGFEKILDIIGGAILGSLPAFVGYTAAKKWGGNPFLGMAMGLVLISPGLLNSYATNTPVLLGFNLQATSSQIEEARKAAFEKYLADGGFTVPQSTDEYNDLLNKTVGTYYYIFGDFANNFFKINLIGYQAQIIPVLLVLAISVNIERLLKKITPNVIAIIVVPLVTVLVSSWLAFWIIGPLGQIIGNGLSIGLAGLFKYTNWNFIGFGGMVFAFFYPFLVITGLHQGFLPIETQLLVDTQLKYGHSFSFITPIACVSNIAQGSAAFMLIFFAKKNKEQITKASSSALGGFTGITEPAMFGINLQIKPLFISAAVGSAIGGWWLGMTHTVANSLGSASWIGLVQFDWTTEATKNYFASEGINSILQSVPMGAHISIAMLISIAATAGVSFGLLKTKWGKKSIENFLK
- a CDS encoding IS3 family transposase, encoding MAKQWTKNEKLNIIKESKKIGILNAALKFDISTSTIKRWKSEVKVKGEGALEWGSGTQSKGNIKKFKSHDWIFKEPDDMSVEELREALKLERALKKHLAKTTKEKYFAIFNVKRMFFLKLSCLYLKVSRYGYLKWLKNGKPKYKNYNRILAIKIRCLFYLFKKRYGYNMITLFLNKYFKERLNPWVVYRYMKTMSLKAAKKKKVPNYDKSGSLRFENLLNRNFNSKNINEKWVTDVTYIKTINGNVYLSVIKDLFNSEIVDWKLSVSPNNKLCHTNLISAIKKRGAPKIIHSDQGAPYTNETWERLCKNNNINISMSRRGNSPDNGACESFFGTFKNKCIYTYKVKELHHSNIYKIISDYI
- a CDS encoding DUF262 domain-containing protein encodes the protein MISTNYNFMNDFYEYKWILEELSIIEERFIIESDYNAVLINSYTILEKYFKNILGLENSKLGLGKLVGELKEYFRSRLDKRIDYRISNLLDYIVYERNARVHGDNNNYLDTIAPSFNQCITILKHLKSIFSYFIFELEKKDVESKPFDEEIYFEKSNKGRLNYDNVKEFDDPQIDILKVSVGNLVLDKNKFFIIPPYQRDYRWTIDECSELLKQIIDKMNSNELVYFGSIACKYTNVPNDRDKFEIKLIDGQQRITTSLILFKALFDVMKRKELEENNINFEMPDDLLWLFDYKDNGVYSEKRINEKYQNYTTDRKSTTEGISIILRGYNNRASYDEEIRIKLSKNQVYDNYMYFYNELKSESLEDLEKLYKFYYNKFIFSCITFDSNDNNNEMEIFENLNSKGKDLDTFDMIKNYIFNTVEINLFRSKSKEFVMEFSKYFRLSTTKTDLIGDEANKKYEEFLYNYITYLNATKSIKKDALKFKIQKNKRSLLKGFKSFYDQHNIDEEEYYKLCSELGRYFYIYKTLRVDKVGMYMNSASEFSEFGDIFKNISHKDFTVLVFYLVDVYSDKAWNKDEKKISFYNKEYLREALFEIEKWSSLLVQTRGTGQSFKETIFVRLINYLKSYQYSNDFKSNLPKLMRNWFAGKSPISNKSILEYLIPNDHKLPTYDEIINSFKNNKVQNNALSLVFLTRIEKYWINSETKADQSVIYKKMTVEHIMPQKLTDEWKNMLTNGKKWDSKFEDKYNECLDKIGNYLLLDSPNNSELKNISFYKKKQNYSNTFSRLAKIPFNINDENLITIDSFTFNDIDNRSAKLAQILLEDVYEIKRN
- the dcm gene encoding DNA (cytosine-5-)-methyltransferase; amino-acid sequence: MSKLKVFEAFAGIGAQNKALKILKNKMKIDFEVVGTSEWDIWANISYNAMHNNNENRAINLKDSEINKYLSKFTHSNDGKKPIDKKFLNRLDRNTRELLYSSYEACNNQGSIVDLKGEDLIKNVGDVDVITYSFPCQDLSVAGSFHGFNQGMKKGSGTRSGLLWEIERILKELKKINKLPKYLLLENVKNMISEKHKEDYIEWLIFLKTIGYNTQTYLLNSLEFGIPQKRERVYAISVLGNDNLFPDTLNQKNIIIENEKFQNVSKELNLIKSLNEILKTNYTNNIYKDEAINAIPNNTPSRIRMYCENPILYTKKNYEYPLTIKKNNKLYVKKNDGYYLQLCRTITTKQDRHPNAGIIDIRESKLLKEKHKSNYRFLTPRETYLLMGFDEKDFNKVIKNNIKKAVLYRQAGNSITVNVLVSIFKKINDIDNEVKNND